The genomic region GATGTGGCGCGGGAGCAGGTCGGCGAGGAGCGCCTCGCGACCCGGCTCGTAGATGAAGTCGACCGAGGCCGCCTGCGCCTCGGTGGCCGCGGGGGTCTCGACCGGGAGCACCTGGCGCACCACCACGTGCTGCGAGATGGCGCTCTTGAACTCGTTGTAGCAGAGGAAGACCGCGTCCACCTCGCCGGCGAGCCAGCGGGCGGTGAGCTCCTCGGCGATCTCCTGCGCCTTCTCGAACCGCAGGTGCTGGTGCACGCCGGTGTAGTCGGCCTGCATCGTGACCTTGCGGCTCTTGAAGTAGTCGCGCGCCTTGCGGCCGATGGTGGTGACGCGGACCTCGGCGTAGCGCTCGGCGTTCTCGGTCATGAAGCGCTGCGCGCGGCGGAGCACGTTCGAGTTGAACGCGCCGGCGAGCCCGCGGTCGCTGGTGACGAGGACGATCTCGGCCTTCTTCGCCACCCGCGGCGCGAGCAGCGGGTGGGCCGGCTTCTCGGCGGCGGCGCCGGCGCGGGCCGCCACCTCGCCGAGGGCGCGCTCGAGGAGCGCGGCGTACGGGCGGGTCTTGAGGATGGCGTCCTGCGCCCGCCGCAGCTTGGCCGCGGCCACCATCTTCATGGCCTTGGTGATCTGGCGGGTGCTCTTGACCGAGCCGATCCGCTTTCGGATGTCGCGAAGGTTGGGCACGGGCTCTTTCCGGGAGAGGACCGC from Anaeromyxobacter paludicola harbors:
- the atpG gene encoding ATP synthase F1 subunit gamma, which encodes MPNLRDIRKRIGSVKSTRQITKAMKMVAAAKLRRAQDAILKTRPYAALLERALGEVAARAGAAAEKPAHPLLAPRVAKKAEIVLVTSDRGLAGAFNSNVLRRAQRFMTENAERYAEVRVTTIGRKARDYFKSRKVTMQADYTGVHQHLRFEKAQEIAEELTARWLAGEVDAVFLCYNEFKSAISQHVVVRQVLPVETPAATEAQAASVDFIYEPGREALLADLLPRHINMQVWRALLESAASEHGARMTAMESATKNAEEMIGKLTLDYNRARQAYITKELMEIVSGAEALK